From a single bacterium genomic region:
- a CDS encoding DUF1634 domain-containing protein, with the protein MKQERIVSRTLMGGIVVSGTLMLVGFLLYAFQPSYHADDVPMASWEWMRSVASGGTGAFLSNPFIFLYAGILALMTTPIIRIIITAWTFWCEGDTRYVWISLIVLVVIGISITFSIVH; encoded by the coding sequence GTGAAGCAGGAGAGGATTGTTAGCAGGACGCTGATGGGGGGGATAGTGGTGAGCGGGACGCTCATGCTGGTGGGCTTTCTGCTGTACGCGTTTCAGCCGTCCTATCACGCTGACGATGTACCCATGGCTTCATGGGAATGGATGAGGTCCGTTGCCTCCGGTGGCACGGGCGCGTTCCTCTCCAACCCGTTCATCTTTCTCTACGCCGGCATCCTCGCCCTCATGACTACTCCCATCATCCGCATCATTATCACGGCATGGACCTTCTGGTGCGAAGGGGATACCCGGTACGTCTGGATCTCCCTCATCGTGCTGGTGGTCATCGGAATCAGCATCACGTTCAGCATCGTGCATTGA
- a CDS encoding NapC/NirT family cytochrome c, producing the protein MPKLPSSVYNPISLTGVGIALVSFGTILVFFVMDVMGYTSSPYLGIFTYMIIPGILILGLLLVPFGVWMEKRRLRKHGGKTRKYMLIDLNEPTHRAAVMVFVVGTMLLIVVSAAGTYQAYNYSESVEFCGEVCHEVMHPEYMAYQHSPHARVLCAECHIGEGADWFVKAKISGAYQVYSVIFNKFSRPIETPIANLRPARETCEHCHWPSKFSSDKKLEKIYFPIDTVDAQPWRITMMLKIGGGQSELGPTEGIHWHMNTENKVRYIAVDEKRQEIPWVESTDLDGVTRVFRAEDSEYGDTDLEKFETRKMDCIDCHNRPSHIYYPPFRTINDAMAGERIASTLPNIRAIASHALTREYASLEEALTTIPDIVKDEYRTHAPEVLRERGAEVDSGIVEIQRIFERNFFPSMRVSWKGYPNNIGHMYDVGCFRCHDNKHVTEDGEVISNDCNLCHTIVTQGPPGATVSDQNGMPFTHPANIDEAWKEVPCSDCHLGI; encoded by the coding sequence ATGCCCAAACTTCCCTCCTCCGTTTATAATCCCATAAGTCTCACCGGCGTCGGTATCGCACTCGTCTCTTTCGGTACCATACTCGTGTTCTTCGTCATGGATGTCATGGGTTACACGAGTTCGCCGTACCTGGGGATTTTCACCTACATGATAATCCCGGGCATCCTGATCCTTGGACTGCTGCTGGTGCCGTTCGGTGTATGGATGGAAAAACGGAGACTGCGCAAGCATGGGGGGAAGACGCGCAAATACATGCTTATCGACCTCAACGAGCCCACGCATCGCGCCGCGGTGATGGTCTTTGTTGTTGGCACCATGCTGCTTATCGTCGTGTCTGCCGCCGGGACATATCAGGCGTACAATTACTCGGAATCGGTGGAATTCTGCGGCGAGGTCTGTCACGAGGTGATGCATCCGGAATACATGGCCTATCAGCATTCCCCTCACGCGCGTGTGCTCTGCGCCGAATGCCATATCGGTGAGGGCGCGGACTGGTTCGTCAAGGCCAAGATATCCGGCGCCTACCAGGTATACTCCGTGATCTTCAACAAGTTCAGCCGTCCGATCGAGACCCCCATTGCGAATCTGCGTCCCGCACGCGAGACCTGTGAGCATTGCCACTGGCCGAGCAAGTTCAGCAGTGACAAGAAGCTGGAGAAAATTTATTTCCCGATCGACACAGTCGATGCGCAGCCCTGGCGCATCACCATGATGCTCAAAATCGGTGGTGGACAGAGTGAACTGGGTCCCACCGAAGGTATTCACTGGCATATGAACACCGAGAACAAGGTCCGCTACATCGCCGTCGACGAAAAGAGGCAGGAAATCCCCTGGGTGGAATCCACAGACCTCGATGGTGTCACCCGGGTATTCCGCGCCGAGGACAGCGAGTATGGAGACACGGACCTCGAAAAATTTGAAACCCGCAAAATGGATTGCATCGACTGCCACAATCGTCCATCGCACATCTATTATCCTCCCTTCCGTACCATCAACGATGCCATGGCCGGCGAGCGCATTGCGAGCACCCTCCCCAACATCCGCGCCATCGCCTCTCATGCACTGACGCGCGAATACGCATCGCTGGAAGAAGCGCTTACCACCATACCAGACATTGTAAAGGATGAGTATCGCACGCATGCACCTGAGGTGCTTCGCGAGCGCGGCGCCGAGGTCGACAGCGGTATCGTGGAAATCCAGCGCATCTTTGAACGAAACTTCTTTCCTTCCATGCGCGTCAGCTGGAAGGGATATCCCAACAATATCGGTCACATGTATGACGTCGGCTGTTTCCGCTGTCACGACAACAAACATGTCACCGAAGACGGCGAAGTCATTTCCAATGACTGCAACCTGTGTCATACCATCGTCACTCAGGGTCCTCCGGGCGCAACCGTGAGCGATCAAAACGGCATGCCATTTACGCATCCGGCAAATATTGACGAGGCATGGAAAGAAGTACCCTGCTCGGATTGCCATCTCGGGATCTGA
- a CDS encoding putative molybdenum carrier protein: MQPDSYRIISGGQTGVDRAALDVGAQLGLPTGGWCPRGRLAEDGQVPAAYPLEETPSDAYEQRTMWNVRDADATLLLAVSAPLTGGTLFTQSVAEGMQKPHMTVILDDATSLSMTAEWLRRNRTRVLNVAGPRESSHPGIQQRASQFLTELFHLWISREENPDMDLQQKD; encoded by the coding sequence ATGCAGCCTGATAGTTACCGCATTATTTCCGGGGGACAGACGGGGGTTGATCGTGCCGCGCTCGATGTTGGCGCACAGCTGGGTCTCCCGACCGGTGGCTGGTGTCCCAGAGGACGGCTTGCGGAAGATGGACAGGTGCCCGCCGCATATCCTCTGGAGGAAACGCCTTCCGATGCCTACGAGCAGAGGACAATGTGGAATGTGCGTGATGCCGATGCCACGCTGCTGCTCGCGGTCAGTGCTCCACTTACCGGAGGCACACTCTTTACACAATCCGTCGCCGAGGGTATGCAGAAGCCGCATATGACAGTCATTCTCGATGATGCGACCTCACTTTCGATGACGGCAGAATGGCTGCGAAGAAACAGGACACGTGTGCTCAACGTCGCGGGTCCCCGCGAAAGCTCGCATCCGGGGATACAGCAGAGGGCCAGTCAGTTTCTTACCGAACTCTTCCATCTCTGGATAAGCCGGGAAGAGAATCCCGATATGGATTTACAACAAAAGGATTGA
- a CDS encoding sulfite exporter TauE/SafE family protein: MSPLLFLLVVLSGVVTGVLGALLGIGGGVFLIPVLVLGFGLPMHEAVAASVVTIIATSSATASVYVDKGISNIRLGMSLEVMTTIGAVLGGLTANYLSGDALQKIFSLFLLAMGLLMWNKTRKKNQSAVYVNPEASIQGRFYDEAEKKEVHYSVRRLPASMLSSIIAGNLSGLLGIGGGLIKVPIMNLVSGVPIKAATATSNFMIGVTGVASAFIYFSYGHVNPLYTAAAVLGVLGGSRLGTIIGAKIKSRTVVAVFIVLIFVVAIRMYFG, translated from the coding sequence ATGTCACCACTGCTTTTTCTGCTCGTCGTGCTCTCCGGTGTGGTCACCGGAGTGCTGGGTGCGCTGCTGGGCATCGGTGGGGGAGTGTTTCTCATCCCGGTGCTGGTGCTGGGATTCGGACTGCCCATGCATGAGGCCGTGGCCGCCAGCGTGGTGACCATCATCGCGACGTCGAGCGCCACGGCGTCGGTGTATGTGGATAAAGGGATCAGCAACATCCGCCTCGGGATGTCGCTTGAAGTGATGACAACGATCGGGGCTGTGCTCGGGGGACTCACGGCGAACTATCTCTCGGGGGATGCGCTGCAGAAAATCTTCTCGCTTTTTCTGCTCGCGATGGGACTGCTCATGTGGAATAAAACCCGCAAGAAGAATCAGTCCGCCGTCTATGTCAATCCCGAAGCCTCCATCCAGGGCAGATTCTACGACGAAGCGGAAAAGAAGGAAGTGCACTACAGCGTGCGCCGACTGCCCGCGTCCATGCTTTCCTCAATCATCGCGGGGAACTTGAGCGGACTGCTTGGTATCGGCGGGGGACTGATCAAGGTGCCCATCATGAATCTCGTCTCAGGCGTCCCCATAAAGGCCGCCACCGCTACCAGCAATTTCATGATCGGTGTCACCGGCGTGGCCAGTGCCTTCATTTATTTCTCCTACGGACATGTCAATCCGCTCTATACTGCGGCTGCCGTCCTCGGCGTCCTTGGCGGCTCTCGCCTCGGCACTATCATCGGCGCAAAGATTAAAAGCCGTACCGTGGTCGCGGTTTTTATCGTGCTGATCTTTGTCGTCGCGATACGGATGTATTTCGGATGA
- a CDS encoding cytochrome b/b6 domain-containing protein produces MHLPPKAHSMPAKKTLIPASLLLLMIFLFPATVFAQSAEECLMCHNDPEFEMEKNGRTVSIYANPAVLKKSPHADLDCVSCHTGFDPEELPHKENITPVRCTSCHQDAVMDHQFHAVQLSLASSQGKLDASCKQCHGKHNVLPLDSEENPFHATNMAEACGKCHPDVVATFSKSEHGKALAADVKGAPTCINCHSRDVTGHKGKLSKLETKRIQEELCLECHHDNEDVRSRMAPTASFIMAYEKSVHGMALARGNGDAANCVDCHGSHEMKRSYDPDSRTHKMHVAEDCGQCHTEIAAEYKKSIHGQAVAKGNLDSPTCINCHGEHNILPTNDPNSPVAAQNVSKQVCSPCHSSLQFSEKYGFNTKQTRSYEDSYHGLALKGGSTQVANCASCHGVHNILPSSDPNSRINKANLVATCGSCHPNANVRFATGKIHVTEDDEEDSPIVFWITNIYIILIVVVIGGMLAHNLLDFRRKATHKLKTRRGHYPHHSAGGARMHVRMTLNERLQHGSLLVSFILLVITGFMLRFPDAWWVSWIREVSSGAFDARSVIHRIAGVVIIAASLYHIFYLAGTKRGRQLFKDLLPKWKDATDAVGILKYNLGFSDEKPKFDRFSYIEKSEYWALVWGNIVMGATGIIMWFDEFFLGIFTKLGYDISRTIHYYEAWLAMLAILVWHIYFVIFNPDVYPMNLAWIKGTLTEEEMEDEHPLELERIRAKRKEEGAQDDMIDIPVDPE; encoded by the coding sequence ATGCACCTCCCACCCAAGGCCCATTCGATGCCTGCAAAAAAGACTTTGATCCCCGCATCTCTCCTTCTCCTCATGATTTTCCTCTTTCCGGCCACCGTGTTCGCACAGTCGGCGGAGGAATGCCTCATGTGTCACAACGACCCCGAGTTCGAGATGGAGAAGAACGGACGGACCGTCTCCATCTACGCGAATCCTGCCGTGCTGAAAAAATCACCGCACGCGGATCTCGATTGCGTTTCCTGTCACACCGGTTTTGATCCGGAGGAACTGCCGCATAAGGAAAATATCACCCCGGTGCGCTGCACCAGCTGTCACCAGGACGCCGTCATGGACCATCAGTTCCATGCCGTGCAGCTGAGTCTTGCGAGTTCGCAGGGCAAGCTCGATGCCTCCTGCAAGCAATGCCACGGCAAGCACAACGTGCTGCCGCTCGACAGCGAAGAAAACCCCTTCCACGCCACGAACATGGCGGAAGCCTGTGGCAAGTGTCACCCCGACGTCGTCGCGACATTCAGCAAGTCCGAACACGGCAAGGCCCTGGCAGCTGACGTGAAGGGTGCGCCGACCTGCATCAACTGTCACTCCCGCGACGTGACCGGTCACAAGGGCAAGCTCAGCAAGCTCGAGACGAAGCGTATCCAGGAAGAACTCTGCCTCGAATGTCATCATGACAACGAGGACGTGCGCAGCCGCATGGCGCCCACCGCCAGTTTCATCATGGCGTATGAAAAGAGTGTGCACGGCATGGCGCTGGCACGCGGCAACGGCGACGCGGCGAACTGCGTCGATTGCCACGGCAGCCATGAAATGAAGCGTTCGTACGATCCGGATTCCCGCACGCACAAGATGCATGTGGCCGAGGACTGCGGGCAGTGCCACACGGAAATCGCCGCCGAGTACAAGAAGAGTATTCACGGGCAGGCGGTCGCGAAGGGAAATCTTGATTCCCCGACCTGCATCAACTGTCATGGTGAGCACAACATCCTTCCGACCAACGATCCGAATTCCCCGGTTGCCGCGCAGAACGTTTCAAAGCAGGTGTGCAGTCCCTGTCACAGTTCGCTGCAGTTCTCCGAGAAATACGGCTTCAACACCAAGCAGACGCGGAGTTACGAAGACAGCTATCACGGACTCGCCCTCAAGGGCGGAAGCACCCAGGTGGCAAACTGTGCATCATGCCACGGAGTGCATAACATCCTGCCCTCGAGTGATCCGAACAGCCGCATCAACAAGGCCAATCTCGTCGCGACATGCGGCAGCTGTCATCCCAATGCCAACGTCCGTTTTGCCACGGGCAAGATTCACGTGACGGAGGATGATGAGGAAGACAGTCCGATCGTGTTCTGGATCACCAATATCTACATCATCCTCATCGTGGTGGTCATCGGCGGCATGCTTGCGCACAACCTGCTCGATTTCCGGCGCAAGGCCACGCACAAGCTGAAAACCCGTCGCGGACATTATCCGCATCACAGTGCCGGTGGCGCGCGCATGCACGTTCGCATGACGCTCAATGAACGATTGCAGCACGGTTCATTGCTGGTCAGTTTCATCCTGCTCGTCATCACCGGGTTCATGCTGCGCTTCCCCGATGCGTGGTGGGTTTCATGGATTCGTGAAGTGAGCTCCGGCGCCTTCGACGCGCGCTCGGTGATTCACCGCATCGCCGGTGTTGTCATTATCGCAGCCAGCCTCTATCATATTTTCTACCTGGCCGGGACGAAGCGCGGACGACAACTCTTCAAAGACCTGCTTCCGAAATGGAAAGACGCCACCGATGCCGTCGGTATTCTCAAATACAACCTCGGTTTCTCGGATGAAAAGCCGAAGTTTGACCGCTTCAGCTATATCGAGAAGTCTGAGTACTGGGCTCTTGTCTGGGGAAACATCGTCATGGGCGCCACTGGCATCATCATGTGGTTCGACGAGTTCTTCCTCGGTATTTTCACGAAGCTCGGTTATGACATCTCCCGTACGATTCACTATTACGAAGCCTGGCTTGCGATGCTTGCCATCCTGGTCTGGCATATCTACTTCGTCATCTTCAATCCTGACGTCTACCCGATGAACCTCGCATGGATCAAGGGCACACTGACGGAAGAGGAAATGGAAGATGAACATCCTCTCGAACTTGAACGCATCCGTGCAAAACGAAAGGAGGAAGGTGCGCAGGACGACATGATCGACATCCCGGTAGATCCGGAATAA